From the genome of Calliopsis andreniformis isolate RMS-2024a unplaced genomic scaffold, iyCalAndr_principal scaffold0022, whole genome shotgun sequence, one region includes:
- the Corest gene encoding REST corepressor isoform X2: MVLAERNSENVRNGRRSRGPSPNGQTESSSEEDGVPAEKIRVGRDYQVIVPEFVPVNERRLDQCPDRALLVWSPTTDIPDQKLDEYIILAKEKYGYNGEQALGMLFWHKHNLERAVLDLANFTPFPDEWTVEDKVLFEQAFQFHGKSFHRIRQMLPDKSIASLVKYYYSWKKTRTRTSLMDRQARKLTSGGKEGENGSENGSELGSNTDSESEEKGSCSNCGVACHSVRATPKGHACHSCYLHWRRTGVARPLSSMPGRTNKRKPPRGLVVNHDDLAALAGQPNQANNSLQAIDTEIVSLKRQIQSNKQQVSALKRKTADGIDDLRPPEVSSRINARWTNDELLLAVQGVRKYGKDFSAIADVIGTKTEAHLRSFFVNYRRRYNLDAVLKEYEAENGPILIDDEKEEKMDVDQPNETAESSQKTKSSVGLGQTAK, from the exons ATGGTTTTGGCGGAGAGAAATTCGGAAAATGTTAGAAATGGGCGAAGATCGAGGGGCCCCAGCCCCAATGGACAGACGGAATCCTCGAGCGAAGAAGACGGAG TTCCAGCAGAGAAAATACGTGTTGGCCGGGATTATCAAGTTATTGTTCCAGAATTTGTACCAGTTAATG AACGGCGATTAGACCAATGTCCAGACAGAGCACTACTTGTATGGTCTCCTACCACAGATATACCTGATCAAAAAT TGGATGAGTACATCATATTAGCAAAAGAGAAATACGGTTACAATGGAGAACAAGCATTAGGAATGTTATTTTGGCACAAACATAATTTGGAACGTGCTGTGTTAGACCTAGCTAATTTCACACCATTTCCTGATGAATGGACTGTTGAAGATAAAGTTCTTTTCGAGCAAGCCTTTCAGTTTCATGGAAAAAGTTTTCATCGTATTAGACAAATG TTACCTGATAAATCTATTGCGAGTCTTGTTAAATACTATTATAGTTGGAAGAAAACTCGAACTAGAACATCATTAATGGACAGACAAGCAAGAAAATTAACAAGTGGTGGAAAGGAAGGAGAAAATGGTAGTGAAAATGGAAGCGAATTAGGTTCCAATACAGATAGTGAGTCGGAAGAAAAA GGCTCGTGTAGCAACTGTGGCGTTGCTTGTCATAGTGTTCGTGCGACGCCGAAAGGACACGCGTGTCACAGCTGCTATCTGCACTGGAG GCGAACTGGTGTAGCAAGACCATTAAGTTCCATGCCAGGTCGTACAAATAAACGAAAACCACCTCGTGGCCTGGTCGTTAATCACGACGATTTAGCAGCATTGGCTGGCCAACCCAATCAAGCAAACAACAGTTTACAAGCAATCGACACAGAAATTGTTAGCCTAAAACGCCAA ATACAATCAAATAAACAACAAGTGAGTGCACTGAAACGGAAAACGGCCGATGGTATCGATGATTTACGGCCACCAGAAGTATCAAGTCGTATAAATGCTCGTTGGACAAACGATGAATTACTGTTAGCTGTTCAGGGTGTTAGGAAGTATGGAAAAGATTTTTCTGCAATTGCTGATGTAATTGGAACCAAGACAGAAGCTCATTTGCGATCGTTTTTTGTAAACTATCGACGGAGGTATAATTTAGATGCGGTTTTAAAAGAATATGAGGCTGAAAATGGTCCTATATTGATCGACgacgaaaaagaagaaaag ATGGATGTAGATCAACCAAACGAAACAGCAGAATCATCTCAAAAGACGAAATCATCCGTAGGCCTTGGTCAAACGGCTAAATAA
- the Membrin gene encoding Golgi SNAP receptor complex member 2 — MEALYHQTNKLVQETQHLFSQLEKRSPNLDVEEIENAIEAKISLINSNCERLDVLCLKGPIFQRQNAKMRVDQLKYDSRHLTAALNSWRNKMIKKQREEAEREALLSRTFTTNDHVDIMIDHNAQHNSSLQNAIHGVDDLIQSGSSILDNLRSQRITLKGAHKRLIDIGNTLGLSNTTMRLIEGRVRQDGFVLVGGMVFTCIVMVLVIIYFT, encoded by the exons atGGAGGCGTTGTATCATCAAACAAACAAGTTAGTTCAAGAAACACAGCATCTTTTCTCACAACTTGAGAAAAGATCGCCCAATTTGGACGTCGAAGAAATAGAAAATGCCATAGAAGCAAAAATAAGTCTTATCAACAG CAACTGTGAAAGATTAGATGTGTTATGCCTAAAGGGTCCCATATTTCAAAGACAAAATGCTAAAATGAGAGTGGATCAATTAAAATATGACAGTCGTCATCTTACAGCTGCCTTAAATTCCTGGCGTAACAAAATGATAAAAAAGCAAAGAGAAGAGGCTGAAAGGGAAGCATTATTATCTAGGACATTCACTACAAATGATCATGTTGACATTATGATAGACCATAATGCACAGCACAATTCTAGTTTGCAAAATGCTATCCATGGAGTAGATGACCTGATTCAGAGTGGAAGTAGTATTTTAGATAATTTAAGATCTCAAAGAATTACTTTAAAAGGAGCTCACAAGCGATTAATAGACATTGGAAATACATTAGGGCTATCAAACACTACAATGAGACTAATAGAGGGAAGAGTTAGACAAGATGGATTTGTTTTAGTTGGTGGGATGGTATTTACATGTATTGTTATGGTCCTAGTTATCATTTATTTCACATAG
- the Corest gene encoding REST corepressor isoform X1, giving the protein MVLAERNSENVRNGRRSRGPSPNGQTESSSEEDGVPAEKIRVGRDYQVIVPEFVPVNERRLDQCPDRALLVWSPTTDIPDQKLDEYIILAKEKYGYNGEQALGMLFWHKHNLERAVLDLANFTPFPDEWTVEDKVLFEQAFQFHGKSFHRIRQMLPDKSIASLVKYYYSWKKTRTRTSLMDRQARKLTSGGKEGENGSENGSELGSNTDSESEEKKWTIHRGIRRGKNQAVPGSQGTEAKAPSDSENAPQVQGSCSNCGVACHSVRATPKGHACHSCYLHWRRTGVARPLSSMPGRTNKRKPPRGLVVNHDDLAALAGQPNQANNSLQAIDTEIVSLKRQIQSNKQQVSALKRKTADGIDDLRPPEVSSRINARWTNDELLLAVQGVRKYGKDFSAIADVIGTKTEAHLRSFFVNYRRRYNLDAVLKEYEAENGPILIDDEKEEKMDVDQPNETAESSQKTKSSVGLGQTAK; this is encoded by the exons ATGGTTTTGGCGGAGAGAAATTCGGAAAATGTTAGAAATGGGCGAAGATCGAGGGGCCCCAGCCCCAATGGACAGACGGAATCCTCGAGCGAAGAAGACGGAG TTCCAGCAGAGAAAATACGTGTTGGCCGGGATTATCAAGTTATTGTTCCAGAATTTGTACCAGTTAATG AACGGCGATTAGACCAATGTCCAGACAGAGCACTACTTGTATGGTCTCCTACCACAGATATACCTGATCAAAAAT TGGATGAGTACATCATATTAGCAAAAGAGAAATACGGTTACAATGGAGAACAAGCATTAGGAATGTTATTTTGGCACAAACATAATTTGGAACGTGCTGTGTTAGACCTAGCTAATTTCACACCATTTCCTGATGAATGGACTGTTGAAGATAAAGTTCTTTTCGAGCAAGCCTTTCAGTTTCATGGAAAAAGTTTTCATCGTATTAGACAAATG TTACCTGATAAATCTATTGCGAGTCTTGTTAAATACTATTATAGTTGGAAGAAAACTCGAACTAGAACATCATTAATGGACAGACAAGCAAGAAAATTAACAAGTGGTGGAAAGGAAGGAGAAAATGGTAGTGAAAATGGAAGCGAATTAGGTTCCAATACAGATAGTGAGTCGGAAGAAAAA AAATGGACGATCCACCGCGGAATACGTCGTGGAAAGAACCAAGCTGTGCCAGGAAGCCAAGGCACTGAAGCCAAAGCCCCATCCGACTCGGAAAACGCCCCTCAGGTTCAG GGCTCGTGTAGCAACTGTGGCGTTGCTTGTCATAGTGTTCGTGCGACGCCGAAAGGACACGCGTGTCACAGCTGCTATCTGCACTGGAG GCGAACTGGTGTAGCAAGACCATTAAGTTCCATGCCAGGTCGTACAAATAAACGAAAACCACCTCGTGGCCTGGTCGTTAATCACGACGATTTAGCAGCATTGGCTGGCCAACCCAATCAAGCAAACAACAGTTTACAAGCAATCGACACAGAAATTGTTAGCCTAAAACGCCAA ATACAATCAAATAAACAACAAGTGAGTGCACTGAAACGGAAAACGGCCGATGGTATCGATGATTTACGGCCACCAGAAGTATCAAGTCGTATAAATGCTCGTTGGACAAACGATGAATTACTGTTAGCTGTTCAGGGTGTTAGGAAGTATGGAAAAGATTTTTCTGCAATTGCTGATGTAATTGGAACCAAGACAGAAGCTCATTTGCGATCGTTTTTTGTAAACTATCGACGGAGGTATAATTTAGATGCGGTTTTAAAAGAATATGAGGCTGAAAATGGTCCTATATTGATCGACgacgaaaaagaagaaaag ATGGATGTAGATCAACCAAACGAAACAGCAGAATCATCTCAAAAGACGAAATCATCCGTAGGCCTTGGTCAAACGGCTAAATAA
- the LOC143187016 gene encoding uncharacterized protein LOC143187016 isoform X2 — protein sequence MVYLDKKKSNKTEKPVIECLSQLNLSVQDVGILEMNTGNVLMKVNQIQNARNLENSMKDFALHYG from the exons ATGGTGTATCTTGATAAAAAGAAAAGTAATAAG ACAGAAAAACCTGTTATAG AATGTCTGTCCCAACTAAACTTGAGCGTACAAGATGTTGGAATTCTAGAGATGAATACTGGAAATGTCTTGATGAAGGTAAATCAAATACAGAATGCAAGAAATTTAGAGAACAGTATGAAAGATTTTGCCCTACATTATGG GTAA
- the LOC143187016 gene encoding cytochrome c oxidase assembly factor 6 homolog isoform X1: protein MSVPTKLERTRCWNSRDEYWKCLDEGKSNTECKKFREQYERFCPTLWVKHFDRKREYLKFKEQIEKGGYVPEESNPA, encoded by the exons ATGTCTGTCCCAACTAAACTTGAGCGTACAAGATGTTGGAATTCTAGAGATGAATACTGGAAATGTCTTGATGAAGGTAAATCAAATACAGAATGCAAGAAATTTAGAGAACAGTATGAAAGATTTTGCCCTACATTATGG GTAAAACACTTTGATCGTAAGCGAGAGTATTTAAAATTCAAAGAACAGATAGAAAAAGGGGGGTATGTTCCTGAAGAGTCAAATCCAGCATAa
- the LOC143187061 gene encoding uncharacterized protein LOC143187061 — MYVKYMDPNELLKELQTCTMDTVIFRKLINYASSCKQSWNDDSLKEWQPVLIYIVQIFIPSTEVTRERALLASHTFFALLSMQPTLLFLKNTFNNFLRSNTNDLYFLDTKYDTVEPELFKLLCSHGYLQVNQKEIYSNDVCLLIFDVIYEYCIKYTKYSYFAYKILYMWLNRTMNTNFWDTCDSITEQKLEAIIFSNWCNAINEISKQNSLSVFNLYLKIMEKKYSGYLGFLYKHCIDNISWTNELKYDIFAEICTVWNNVPAMTSHDFLFPLCITLTKYNLRSAGTKVYIAIIKKLNEDEWKQSFGCIMNYLFHSWEMENETHGALQFLCKHWFEPIIKKYKNILLYLWNLTTDINGHFLRSHLQKMASEMNIDLPHEPKIEFYLSHSKEIVRLNGFAIYCYQIKKIFNKNRDCFNIIKDLLWHNANSTSVHMRDGIVKYLKVFYANILKMCDTETNYADDVYHITYWLHEFLLDCFEIGSCYQRKILGLNLYRAMLSFTNANVFNKSNNIENVSCTLLLQKHLKASGKWEFTSKKSLFYLLRLVLDSALDVKQLATSIILEYFDKDTLTNAEKQTLYKVALQNCNSSKFYEIESGAVVLSILANWLPLHTLQSTSNKYTKYSDFLLNEASSQLTHMKEDILKAIVHNTPFYGVLTALLNTTFRNGPESNCITLEFMQKTLHLLKNGVDFFLSVLSSKSENREYSSSFAEMGLAIDEVIKNSEIDTVNFDELNLTPAHQVLISCIWMSLKVSCEIACEIGTLMHSDEIVKSSVNIIITVLLKCRHKGAVEAAGSSIGHLTRYLCKEAEYCNMLKLHVVHILENDDMHLLNITRRGAGLSIMFHKIVVNDNRRDRPLLHFAVQKLLNSLEDFPDDVLQNFEAQHDSPWARRLHFLRALVSDKEIHAHLIPYIERISLTCFKYLKSEIWTIRNASLQLFGAIVSRLVGQTYDEALDFGNGYPINHFVTHYPVLANHVMKELHNFSFTFTNFSTALYLHSNIVHILILLSKFSNSGCDLIEYSAQKFVPRVRHVLRTLFKNPILYIRLLAAKAYAALTDVLSIKSEIKKLKCDVLLSQDANLIHGHLLTMKYLKEKLSVEEKYMHSCTDIAECTTYESRECMELLQLRKILQIWNTMPEKNNPQICYLIQALFLELSESIPNQICVTDIFPIDQNISVLSSEKIKPGFFKYIDICTKLYVDYMKRTNNVNTDILHKILDSYCIDQSISFLNYLWPSVSALKIVLERLLLYEHNCNELLLNTMTNYALRTFKDLPLTDLDELSTETVLDNLSVQIEKSVTYTSLWRLKCIVILIFSKNEILIDKILSLVLGLCIHKEEHMRQIAAEFLQFSVRRFTKLINKNQLIILYCCLILLKDDISEISEIIAESLRTYVLQTINSEYTFLGHTEHIYQELLSHVMLNRSKFFLGKDISLFFIKLFTHNIKNFDVNVIIENPFYHDDNPFYREESKFLNLCFYYIQQNKYSRNKCSTKITVEYNNENVIDSLGKIEAKYQLQEKCSFEYTNLETVLNTKYLEYLSKKQRIVMQEYS, encoded by the exons ATGTATGTCAAGTATATGGATCCAAATGAATTGCTTAAAGAGTTGCAAACATGCACGATGGATACTGTTATCTTCAGA AAATTAATAAACTATGCTTCATCATGCAAACAATCATGGAATGATGATAGTTTGAAGGAATGGCAGCCTGTCTTAATATACATTGTACAAATTTTTATTCCAAGCACAGAAGTAACAAGAGAAAGAGCTTTATTAGCTTCTCATACCTTCTTTGCTTTGCTATCAATGCAACCTACTTTGCTCTTTTTAAAAAAtacttttaacaattttttacgaTCTAACACTAATGATCTATATTTCTTGGATACAAAATATGATACTGTGGAACctgaattatttaaattacttTGCTCTCATGGTTACTTACAAGTAAACCAGAAAGAAATATATTCCAATGATGTTTGCCTTCTCATTTTCGACGTCATATATGAATACtgtataaaatacactaaatattctTACTTTGCATACAAGATATTGTACATGTGGTTAAATAGAACAATGAATACAAATTTCTGGGACACTTGTGATTCGATAACAGAACAaaaactggaagcaattattttctCAAACTGGTGTAATGCTATTAATGAGATTAGCAAACAAAATTCGCTATCTGTTTTTAATTTATACTTGAAAATTATGGAGAAGAAGTATAGTGGATACCTGGGTTTCTTATACAAGCATTGCATAGATAATATCTCTTGGACGAACGAATTGAAGTATGATATATTTGCGGAAATTTGCACAGTCTGGAATAATGTTCCAGCTATGACTTCTCATGattttttatttcctctatGTATTACCTTGACAAAATATAACTTACGTTCTGCAGGAACAAAAGTTTACATAGCTATTATAAAGAAATTGAATGAAGATGAATGGAAGCAATCATTTGGATGTATAATGAATTACCTTTTTCATTCATGGGAGATGGAAAA tgAAACCCACGGTGCTCTTCAATTTCTCTGCAAACATTGGTTTGAACCTATTATTAAAAAGTACAAAAATATATTACTATATTTGTGGAATTTGACAACAGACATAAATGGACACTTTCTGCGTTCACATCTTCAAAAAATGGCTAGTGAAATGAATATTGATCTTCCACATGAACCAAAAATCGAATTTTATCTAAGTCACAGCAAAGAGATTGTGAGACTAAATGGTTTTGCCATATATTGTTATCAAATAAAGAAGATATTCAATAAAAACAGAGATTGCTTTAATATCATAAAAGATTTGTTATGGCATAATGCAAATAGTACATCAGTGCACATGAGAGATGGAATtgtcaaatatttgaaagtattttatgctaatattttaaaaatgtgtGACACTGAAACAAACTATGCAGATGATGTGTATCATATTACATATTGGTTACatgaatttttattggattGTTTTGAAATTGGTTCTTGTTATCAACGAAAAATACTTGGTTTAAATTTATACAGAGCCATGCTTTCTTTTACCAATGCAAATGTATTTAATAAGTCTAACAATATTGAAAACGTATCTTGCACTTTATTGCTGCAGAAACATTTAAAAGCGAGTGGAAAGTGGGAATTTACAAGCAAAAAGAGTTTATTTTATTTACTAAGACTTGTTTTAGATTCTGCTCTTGATGTCAAGCAACTAGCTACTTCTATTATTCTTGAATACTTTGATAAGGATACTTTAACTAATGCGGAAAAACAA acTTTATACAAGGTAGCATTGCAAAATTGTAATTCGTCGAAATTCTATGAAATCGAAAGTGGAGCAGTTGTTCTATCAATTTTAGCAAATTGGCTACCTCTGCATACATTGCAAAGCACGAGTAATAAGTATACAAAATACTCAGATTTTTTGCTTAATGAAGCCTCAAGTCAATTAACACACATGAAAGAAGACATACTAAAGGCGATTGTGCACAATACACCATTTTATGGTGTACTAACAGCCTTATTGAATACTACTTTTCGAAATGGTCCAGAGAGTAATTGCATTACTTTAGAATTTATGCAAAAAACATTGCATCTATTGAAAAATGGTGTTGATTTTTTTTTATCTGTACTTTCTTCAAAATCTGAGAATAGag AATACTCATCTTCATTCGCGGAAATGGGACTAGCAATTGATGAAGTAATTAAAAATAGCGAAATAGATACTGTCAATTTTGATGAACTGAATTTAACTCCTGCACATCAAGTTCTCATCTCTTGCATTTGGATGTCCTTAAAA GTGTCCTGTGAAATTGCTTGCGAAATAGGAACATTAATGCATTCAGATGAAATTGTAAAGAGTTCTGTTAACATTATCATTACCGTGTTACTTAAATGTAGGCACAAAGGAGCGGTGGAGGCAGCTGGTTCTTCAATAGGACACTTAACTAG gTATTTGTGCAAAGAAGCTGAATACTGTAACATGCTAAAACTGCATGTGGTGCATATTCTAGAAAATGATGATATGCATTTGTTAAATATAACAAGAAGAGGCGCAGGATTATCAataatgtttcataaaattGTAGTTAACGATAATCGAAGAGACAGACCACTTTTACATTTTGCAGTGCAGAAATTGTTAAATTCATTGGAAGACTTCCCCGATGATGTTCTACAAAATTTTGAGGCCCAACATGATTCTCCATGGGCAAGACGTTTGCATTTTTTGCGTGCTTTAGTATCCGATAAAGAAATACACGCACACTTAATTCCGTATATAGAAAGGATTTCATTGACTTGTTTCAAATACTTGAAATCTGAAATATGGACAATAAG AAATGCAAGCTTACAACTATTTGGTGCAATAGTTTCAAGATTAGTAGGCCAAACTTACGACGAAGCTTTAGATTTTGGAAATGGCTATCCCATTAATCACTTTGTCACACATTATCCTGTACTTGCAAACCATGTTATGAAAGAATTGCATAATTTTTCGTTTACGTTCACAAACTTCTCCACTGCGCTATATTTGCATTCAAATATTGTGCACATTCTTATACTACTTTCAAAATTTTCGAACAGTGGGTGCGACTTAATCGAATATTCTGCTCAAAAATTTGTACCACGTGTACGACATGTACTTCGTACCTTGTTTAAAAATCCTATTTTATATATTAGGCTTTTGGCTGCAAAGGCATATGCAGCACTAACAGATGTTTTGAGTATAAAATCTGAGATTAAAAAGTTAAAATGTGATGTCCTTTTGAGTCAGGATGCAAATTTGATACATGGACATTTATTAACGATGAAATATCTGAAAGAAAAATTATCTGTTGAAGAGAAGTATATGCATTCTTGCACAGATATTGCAGAGTGCACAACTTACGAATCTAGAGAATGCATGGAATTGTTACAACTTCGGAAAATACTACAAATCTGGAATACCATGCCCGAAAAAAACAATCCACAGATATGTTATTTGATCCAAGCATTATTTTTAGAACTGTCAGAGTCTATTCCTAATCAAATATGTGTTACAGATATATTTCCTATTGACCAAAATATATCTGTGTTATCTTCTGAGAAGATAAAACCAGGATTTTTCAAATATATCGATATTTGTACAAAATTGTATGTAGATTATATGAAGCGTACAAATAATGTTAATACTgatattttacataaaattttagattcatattgtattgATCAAAGCATCTCTTTTCTAAATTATTTATGGCCCTCGGTATCAGCTTTAAAAATTGTTCTTGAACGTTTACTATTATATGAACATAATTGCAATGAATTACTCCTGAATACAATGACAAATTACGCTCTGAGAACTTTTAAAGATTTGCCTTTAACAGATCTGGACGAATTAAGTACTGAAACAGTGTTAGACAATTTATCGGTTCAAATAGAAAAAAGTGTAACATACACTAGTTTGTGGCGTTTGAAATGTATAGTGAtattaatattttctaaaaatGAAATACTTATAGATAAAATATTATCTCTAGTACTCGGTTTATGTATCCATAAAGAAGAACATATGAGGCAGATAGCAGCTGAATTTTTACAGTTCTCAGTTCGTCGTTTTACAAAACTAATAAACAAaaatcaattaataattttgtattGTTGTTTAATTTTGTTAAAAGATGATATCTCAGAAATATCCGAAATTATCGCAGAAAGTTTAAGAACATACGTCTTACAAACAATTAATAGCGAGTACACCTTTTTAGGACACACTGAACACATTTATCAAGAACTATTATCTCATGTAATGCTTAATCGATCGAAGTTTTTCTTAGGTAAAGACATAAGTCTATTCTTTATAAAATTATTCAcacataatattaaaaatttcgacGTTAACGTGATAATTGAAAATCCTTTTTATCACGACGATAATCCTTTTTACAGAGAAGAGTCGAAGTTTCTAAATCTTTGTTTTTATTACAtacagcaaaataaatacagtcgTAACAAGTGCTCCACAAAAATTACCGTAGAATACAATAATGAGAACGTAATTGATAgtctaggaaaaattgaagcaaAATATCAGCTTCAAGAAAAATGTTCTTTCGAATATACTAATTTAGAGactgttttaaatactaaataccTGGAATATTTATCAAAAAAGCAAAGAATTGTAATGCAAGAATATAGCTAA
- the LOC143187099 gene encoding beta-catenin-like protein 1 yields MDIGELLSYKPPNTPKRPVAGEEDDEDEWENAKKPKRVIKTPYHARQRQPREVEVTPVRSSEPPTPIRAALPSPANDVVEPQLTEKEKQDILKYVETEAPEVEALDEATLKRMVLLFEKRALRNQEMRVKFPDQPEKFMESEVELHETLQELHVVATNPDLYPLMVELGAVPSLLELLSHENTDIAVGVVDLLQELTDVDILHESQDGADTLIDALLEQQVCALLVQNLERLDESVKEESDGVYNTMAIFENLLEFRPDLCADAGKQGLMQWLLRRIKAKAPFDANKLYASELLSILLQSTPENRLLLGELGGIDVLLQQLAYYKRHDPQTAEEQEMMENLFNVLCSSLMATVNRDRFLRGEGLQLMNLMLREKKMSRNGSLKVLDHAMNGPDGKDNCSKFVDILGLRTIFPLFMKTPTKNRKKMLTAEEHEEHVVSIIASMLRNCKGQQRQRLLSKFTENDYEKVDRLMELHFKYLEKVEEVEKNTKEDEDEEESYLRRLDGGLFILQLVDYVLLEACTGCPPAVKQRVTRILAQRRASLKTIRHIMREYAGNLGDAGDSEWREAEQQHILQLIDKF; encoded by the exons ATGGATATTGGTGAATTACTCTCCTACAAA CCGCCAAATACTCCAAAAAGGCCAGTGGCGGGAGAAGAGGATGATGAGGATGAATGGGAAAATGCTAAGAAACCAAAAAGAGTTATCAAAACTCCATATCATGCACGTCAAAGGCAACCAAGAGAAGTTGAAGTTACTCCTGTTAGAAGTAGCGAACCTCCTACACCTATTAGAGCTGCCTTACCATCTCCAGCAAATGATGTGGTTGAGCCACAATTGACAGAAAAAGAGAAACAAGATATTTTAAAGTATGTGGAGACTGAAGCTCCAGAAGTAGAAGCTTTAGATGAAGCAACACTTAAGAGAATGGTCTTATTATTTGAGAAAAGAGCACTTAGAAATCAGGAAATGAGAGTAAAATTTCCTGATCAACCAGAGAA ATTTATGGAATCAGAAGTTGAATTACACGAAACTTTGCAAGAGCTTCATGTTGTTGCCACAAATCCTGATTTGTATCCATTGATGGTAGAATTAGGTGCTGTACCTTCTTTGCTGGAACTATTATCTCATGAAAACACAGACATAGCAGTTGGTGTTGTGGACCTTTTACAAGAACTTACAGATGTAGACATTTTACATGAAAGCCAAGATGGTGCAGATACCCTTATTGACGCTTTGTTAGAGCAGCAAGTGTGTGCTCTTCTTGTACAAAATTTAGAAAGACTAGATGAGTCTGTGAAGGAAGAAAGTGATGGAGTTTATAATACCATGG CTATTTTTGAGAACCTTTTGGAGTTCAGGCCAGATTTATGTGCTGATGCAGGAAAGCAAGGATTGATGCAATGGTTGTTAAGAAGAATTAAAGCAAAAGCACCATTTGATGCCAATAAACTTTATGCTAGTGAACTTTTGTCCATTCTTTTACAGAGTACACCAGAAAACAGGCTTCTTCTTGGAGAGCTTGGTGGAATTGATGTGTTATTACAACAGTTAGCA TATTACAAAAGGCATGATCCTCAAACAGCTGAGGAACAAGAAATGATGGAAAACTTATTCAATGTACTTTGCTCAAGCTTAATGGCAACAGTAAACAGGGATAGGTTTTTAAGAGGGGAAGGCTTGCAACTTATGAATTTAATgttaagagaaaaaaaaatgtcTAGAAATGGATCTCTTAAG GTATTGGATCATGCTATGAATGGTCCAGATGGAAAAGATAATTGTAGTAAATTTGTAGATATTCTAGGATTAAGGACTATATTTCCTTTATTCATGAAAACTCCAACTAAGAATAGAAAAAAAATGCTCACAGCAGAAGAACATGAAG AACATGTAGTGTCAATTATTGCAAGTATGTTACGCAATTGCAAGGGACAACAACGTCAAAGATTACTAAGTAAATTTACAGAAAATGATTACGAAAAAGTCGACAGATTGATGGAACTTCATTTCAAATATCTAGAGAAAGTAGAAGAGGTTGAAAAGAATACTAAG GAAGATGAGGATGAAGAGGAATCGTACCTGAGAAGATTAGATGGAGGATTATTCATTTTGCAATTGGTAGATTATGTACTGTTAGAGGCTTGCACTGGTTGTCCACCAGCAGTAAAACAACGAGTTACGCGAATTTTAGCTCAAAGAAGAGCATCTCTTAAAACCATTAGGCATATCATGAGAG AATATGCTGGAAATCTTGGTGATGCTggtgattcagaatggagggaaGCAGAACAACAACACATACTACAATTAATCGACAAATTTTAA